The genomic segment GTCAGCAACTCAATGATGGTTTTGAGCTTTTCCTGCGATTCCACATAGGAATAGCTCCCACCGGTGAAATCTCCTCGCTGAACCAGTTCTCCGCCTTTAGTTTCAAGCATGGCAATGGTTTCATCCATATCCTCCACCTGAAAGGCAATGTGATGTACGCCTTCCCCGTGCTTATCAAGAAACTCCTGCCATGTGCTCGGTCCTCCGATCGGCTCGATGATCTCAATGGTAATGTTTTCGAGGCGGATAAACGCAAGTTTGGCCCTGGCATTTGTAGGTTCTCCCTTATAATGGGCGTTGGTTTTGGAATATTCATCCGTTTCACTGACCTGGGGTGTCTCGATACCGAATAAATCGGCATATGCTTTACTGGTTTTTTCAATATCCTCAACTACCAGTCCTATCTGAGTAACCACTTGGGTATTCAGGGACCGGTCCTCTTTCTGGGCGTAAACACCATAAGAGATTGTTAAGAAAAAAACCAGGGTTAGTAAGCAAATTAACTTTCTCATCACTTCTATTTTTTTAATTTAATGATTAATCCTCCTTTAACTCTATCAACGAGATCTCTCTGAATTCCGTGGGGTGGCTTTCTGCCTGGATGGCAATATGCCCGGATTCCAGAAGCGTTCCTTCTTCCCGGGGATACCCTTCGGGAACATTACCTCCCCCGATTTGCGGATCGGTGTAAGTCATTACCGTATCCCCCTCCACAATATGATGAATGATCTCGCTACCTTTCACTACCACTTCTACGGTCACCCATTCATCTCCATAAGTTTTTGATGAGGACTGTATACAATGCTGGGTAACCAATTCGTCATCCATCACCACATGGGTTCCCGGAGTGCAAACATTGGCCGTGGGCCTGGGACCTTCGCCCAAATCACTTAACAATTGCACCTCCACTGAAACAGGGAAATCCTGATCCCGGTTCATGCTTTCGGCCGATTGGGAATGGATCATAATTCCATTGTTCTTCCTGGCCCACGCGGGTCCTTCAGGGCTCTGTTCACCTACAGTCCGGTATTCCACACGCAACTTATAATGGGAATAAGCGTCTTCAGTTATCAAATGGCCGAATTCACCATCAAAACGATCCCATTCATCGTAACTGACCGTTAGTATGCTATCTTCCACGCGGAATGTATTCTT from the Bacteroidales bacterium genome contains:
- a CDS encoding DUF1080 domain-containing protein, with protein sequence MKNYILTVLKSKFVFVFAASLLIVASACQQQRDEDRIHLFNGEDLSGWNMKFTGQPVNENYKNTFRVEDSILTVSYDEWDRFDGEFGHLITEDAYSHYKLRVEYRTVGEQSPEGPAWARKNNGIMIHSQSAESMNRDQDFPVSVEVQLLSDLGEGPRPTANVCTPGTHVVMDDELVTQHCIQSSSKTYGDEWVTVEVVVKGSEIIHHIVEGDTVMTYTDPQIGGGNVPEGYPREEGTLLESGHIAIQAESHPTEFREISLIELKED
- a CDS encoding VOC family protein; the protein is MRKLICLLTLVFFLTISYGVYAQKEDRSLNTQVVTQIGLVVEDIEKTSKAYADLFGIETPQVSETDEYSKTNAHYKGEPTNARAKLAFIRLENITIEIIEPIGGPSTWQEFLDKHGEGVHHIAFQVEDMDETIAMLETKGGELVQRGDFTGGSYSYVESQEKLKTIIELLTSDD